The Plasmodium brasilianum strain Bolivian I chromosome 5, whole genome shotgun sequence region CGGCgaaattaataattcatataaatgtaaagatAATTCTTACTGCATAAGTAAATTCAGAGCTTATAAAGAGCGGTTCAACAatagaaaaaacaattttaatgaaCTTAGAAGCTtcattaatgaaaattacaaaaataaaaaaaacaaaatattatttccaACATTACGCAATTGCAACGTATTCAGTCCTGAAACATTCAACAAAACTCCTGAATGTATAGGAACAAATCAAGTCGTACTTCCTGATTCTAATCTCGAAGAAATTGATAAACTTTCATAAATAATACCAAGGAAAAATAATGCTCAATCTCCAACTAAATCTGAAGTTGATTTTTCAGTTAAAGAGCAATCTCCATCTTCACGTCAACCACAACCCCAGTTACCCCCGGAACCTGAAATATTACTTCAATCCAAAATGCTACCGAAACCTCAAGATCAAAAAACAGGAGCTTCATATAATGACTCTAAAGGTACATATTCTACTCAATATAAAACATTAGAACTTCCTAAAGCTGAAACTGTAGATCTACGTATAGTATTTCATAGTACATCATCCGGTGACTATAATAAATTCCCATAAATAACACATAATAAAACCTTTCCTTCATCTTctaaaaaatcatttaatGATATCAATTCCCTGGTTCTCTTGAATCTACTGAAGTTTCAGTCAATATTAATGTAAcataaatttgtatattttaaataacaatatattatatgaatatttaaaatacaattaCAAATCCATAAGTAAGCACGCACTACACATTCAAATCatcatttataataatatttcctATAGTTATtgctttttccatttttattaaagtaaaatgaaatataaatatgaaaattttgataaaaatttaatcatttcaatattttatattataattatattttttttgatatttttatactctTTAATAAGactcataaaaaaaaataagaaaagataaaaagaagaCATTTGAAATTACttctaatattaatattctcacatttttacataaaaagtaaaattttaacacataattatttagaaaaacaaatatttgattatacagaaatcataaaaaaaataaaaatacttgaAAAAGACAtgagaaaaaatgtaaagttctcaaaaataaaaacgatACGCCTAAAACTGTAATAGAAATACATATGGAAGTACgcgaaaaattgaaaaatgaagaatgagaattaaagaaaagtggacttttatatatatgtcttgAAGAGTtcacaaaagaaaaatataagataaataataatttaaaaaatgatgaactaataatggaaaatattaaaagtagtAATGATATTCAGAAACAAAAGTTCTTATGCAACAAATGTATAGAAAGTTCTAGAAATATTCTtgataaaaggaaataagtaaattggtttaataatatgaaaaatgaatggaaaaaagaacaagctttcataaaaaaaaatgaacaattaaaaaataatatttcgaATGAAATTCTAAATACTCCATTTTTAGAAAgatataaagatatatagaGACAGTGGATATCAAAAAAGCGTATGATTATAGAACAATATCTGCAAGAGGATTGTTTTTACCGACAGATTgatgaattaaaaaacatttcaGATACAtaggaaaataaagaaaatcaaaataacttttcattaataaatatagaagaatTGGTGAACgaagaaaattatgaagaattacataaatatataaaaaaaaaattactaccAAAAATGACTGTACTAAAATTTATGATAATCCTAGAGGAATATAAGaaagagaaatatataaaaaatagtgaaTCATATTTGGAAAGTTCCATAAatgaatagaaaaaaaaagaaaattcatATAGTAAACCATATATTACAGAAAACacaattcatatatacaattcCGTATTACAAGTTactaaaaataaggaaatatgAGATTATAAAGGTGAAAATTCATTTAGACAAGAGATATAAGAATGGATAAAAGAAGAGAATGCATATGCAAATACCATACTTAACGagaataaagaagaaaaatatggtTAATTAACTCAAAAATACATCCTATAAATATTAAGGACacattcaaaatatattctaaCGATATAAAGGCCATTTCATGTGATTATAgtgaaacatatataataaatattctggtataggaaaagaataaaacatGAGAATAATGTGAAGTAAATCATAAcataaaagagaaatataagaattaaaCTAGAAATGTGAAATAAacttatgtaataaatattccagatatatataaaatatttttttttttttagaatatcaataaaaattttttataaatccttaattcaataaaaataggaatataCTAATGAGAAAATTAGTACcctaaataataatacctttaattacgtatatatatattaataaatcattcgttaatttgttttttgtttttcttaaataattaatttgtttaagcaacttttatgtaatatattattgaaattttataatttaatagtgatattatattttacataagtgtaattaaatttttctatGATTATTAATAAGCACATTTTTAATGCACCATGgaatagaaaattattaaattcttgatatattattttatttccatattaagatataaattaatttgttatattgAGTAGTACATTATTATGTGCATAGTCAAATATAAGgattaataaatttgttattgaacgaatacataatttagcaaataaatatatttgttctttCATTAATGATACGTATgagtataatataaaaattataaataatcttATGACTAAGTTATACGGTACATATaacttataaattatattatatgccTTATATGTGATATATcagatttataaaaaaaaaaaaaaaatagttatgACATATGccccttttttctttgtgtCTTACACATAAGATATGTTgttatctatatctatatatttcatctaaaatgaaaattaaaaaatatttttgattatttagaaaatattatcgttattgttaaattaattataagaggaaattataaaaaattaaatagcTTTAATaggcaaaaatataaacttgtaaattcatttatatatatataattttttatttattcataaaagtaaatatgagacatataaaataattaatcatatataatatcttattttttatttttctgtaataCAGTTATAAACTAGTTAAGAATTTAGAAATTAAGAAGTAAATAAAAGTTATATCGATTCTCATTTTAGTACTTATTTtcaatttacatataaattatttttaaaattatagaacCTAATTATTAAggtttttcctctttttttataaaattttgtttcttcgtgttttataatataatttcctgggaaaatagaaaaaatatgcataatttactttttataaataaatattattattatgtagaaaatttaaaaaaacataaatgtaatttccctcaaatataatattaactaattcaaaaacaaaacaatatattataatttcaatcaaaaattaaagtacattattgttattcaactaattttttttctcttaattaatgtatatatttaattaattaatcattttttatttacttgtAGCAACAACATTCCCAAATTTCACTATGCTTATAAcatatttctaataaatatagcactacatataattttaaatttatactaattatattttttaaaaaaaagtaatgtatatgtacctATCTGACATAGTTCAAGAAGTAACAAACTGTAGACATTACATATTTCaagttaatattaattttaaaatatcatattatgttatataggaattctttaaaataaaatctttGCTTATGCACTCATCTCAAAAACTCATGggtaattatatttaacatacATTAATGTTAttctgttatatatatatatatatatatatattaaatcactccatatatattattaccacATTCAGTTTAGATGCATCAATTACTAATTACTtacttattattatgttaaaaatgtataactAATGGAAATGTTAATTAATGTAAATCATTTTGTTTAAgctatttaatataataattcttattttatatttttaatttacgaATAATGATACTTACGTAAGCTTTGTATTATTCACATTGATGATATGTTAAATGAGTTCCAAGCTAAGAGCCCTCTAATACGAGATATGTTAGgggtttttatttaatattagaGAATTGCTCTGTAAAATactaatacataatatacatagccataaataaattttacataatgaacaaaattaTCGTTAGGATATATcaatagaaataattttcaaattaatCAATTTTAtggtttttaaaaaataaatctctttattcatatataaatacactgGTCACTTATATagaaatttgaaaaaattcataaatttttaagtagAAATATCATTAAGGAATTTATTACTTAGTTTCACTCATAAATAGTACTTCGATTAAATTCTTAGATATACGTCGtcatatttcattatatatttaccataaagcaaaaattttttactaatatatatatatatatatatataaatgaataacataaaatacaCTAAGTAAAATACGCatactatataataaaaaaatatatatgaagaaattttaaacGATTCAGTaatgattttatatatatcagaaatattttataaagaagaaatatatttatattgatTTAGTTATATAGCAATATTATAGTGTATATGAATGataagaagaaataatataatagcacttcaatattttattataaaaatagcatgcattatataaatttaactaattatttctttattattcataatgATAATTCATTCGTTTTcgttcataatttatatttcgtTAAACTATTATATCTTAGTAAAACCATTTTTCTATCTTGTTATATAGATTTTCTTATAACATTAAATTACTAATATATGCACATTAAACCATACTTAAGGTGTCCATTAattgcatacatataattaaatataacatttttatcatatatagaattattatttcttattaatttttttttcttttttattgtattttcttattttaattgcaaaaacataaaaaaaaatttgtacttgttcaaatatttatttttattatcttttctAGAACTTCTgtatcattaaaatttttgaattaatattaaattctaTAAATGTCACTattgcataaaaaaattatgttttatatcttttaaaaaaattaaactttAATGTATCccatattatataacaataagATAACCACACATaaattgcatatattttatcgTTAGCAGCTTATTAAGAATTTttgcataaaatatataaatcgCTAACATTGTGTAAACTGCATGTTAATTAAATTCTATTAAGccattgttattatatataatttttggtGTTCCAATTTGAgcttattttaaattatttagaaattttttttttttttgctacgTAATACTCTAGCTggtttcaaaatatttttccttattttaatagtagtacataaatttaaatagatATAATTCCAAAAGCGaacttatgtatattttgttctttaattttactacATCTGAGCCATTTTGAAAATCAAATTAACAAAACAGATTATCAGTATGCAtaagttatataaatataaataaattttttgaaattaatttttttaaaaagtgtaattgcagtaattatataattatatattttttactgtttGTTAAAgtactattatatttttattattttaattaataacaCAAGCACATAgatattttagtaaaatacttttatttaatacattgtttcttcttttactttcggataaatgttataaatatcgataattaaaaaaagcttTATGAtctaaaatttaaaaataataggaaataataaagaaaaattataacatatcTTCTGTTCaatattattgaaaaaattatattaataaatattataatatcaaAAAAGATTTCTTATCTCAAAATAAATTCGATGTTATGGtacaaacaaataatttcttcttatttattaaattttttttatttgcccTTTAATATGGATATACCAATTTTCTGATGAGGTTGAATAATCATTATATAcgataatttatatacaatttttgtaattttacatttttatttttaaattaaaactttATTTACACAGAAAAATggatattcttttaaatatttacaatgaTTTTTAGATAATTATCTTTGGTAATGCAtctattaagaaaataaacctaaataatacattagaAATATGAGAAAGAAGATTATTACACGggaaaatataagtaaatcACAAACATATGCAAAcgtatttaaaagaaaatgttaattatatttatgaagaATCATATAATTCATTACATGATGATGATGACCACCATGAAAAATGATATGGAAAGTTAGAGGAAGAACCACATcaaaacaaacaaaacaCATCAACAGAAAAGAATATATCAACAATAATAAgtaatcttttaaaaaatatagatgcAAAACATGAAATAGAAGTACTAAAACTACAATATATTGaacataaaatgaatattaaatTAGAAGGTATATCTAACcaatatattaaaacgtAGCTTCAGGATTTTAATGAATGTttagcaaaaataaatatttcgcTTGAAGTTATCCCTTTACCAGTGTATTTACTACATTTACTTTTTCctccattattttttttaacacttTATCCTTCATTATACTAtgtaaatagaaaaattgatTAGTTAAATAAGATTAAGCATAACAAGTTGAattagtataataaaaattttgaactCTCCTTAGATTTACACTGAAGAATTATTCATGAAAATCATTAAAATGAATGCAGCAATTGTAATTctcattaaattttatgtatttaagaattaataaaactcctattatacatgttataaatgaattaaacccttttcaattttttctaaaaaattcCACTTATTGCTGTTATATTGCTTAGTATAAGCagttaatttataattattctgtttatttatataattaatatttcataacatatataagaaaatttacatttgttttttttattctttttatttatatatgtaaaaaaaccTCACATATATGACTGCTTTATTTGTTCTTACAAagctatatttttaataattcttttattatgcttttttattgtattttcacatatttcttaatttttatttcgatatgtaagtaaaattttaaatattttactttcttAAGCTTTTTAATTGTCTTCTCTAGTTAATTCATTGTGTGAATTCACATAAAAATGTTTGTTACATGAAGTTTACGATAATTTTGTTTAGAAAAACAGTACACTAGACATCAAGATGTTccaattaaatatataaattaatttcgtaataatttttactgaataaaaatatagttcaattatatattttaatatttttatataatatatattaaattggattaaaatatagcataaaaatacttaaaattataaacgaAAACATTATTGTGAGCTCATTTATTATGGATCCATATGCACATAAAAtcatttatcattatttactTCTTAGCCTTAATATTGTGCTATTTTTGTagtaatttcttttattttatttattctctTAAGTCTTATATTCGATATCCTTTTCTTTATGttacacataatatatgatattaatgtagaataaaattaattggATACAGAATATGCATTTTAtctatcatatttttattgatataagaaataaccaatttttatttaatatatgaaatgttataaaagataaaattatcattttatcaataaaatagtatgtgtaatatgtacaataattttcactacataaattattattttcagatatatataatatgtaaaaatatatcttacATTTTCCAAAAATGTAGATTTTATTACCACCAAAGTtcttatatgaaaatacatttcaaagtaaaattttatttaaccatttatatcaaaatcttcattaaattttacataaaaatgctgcaaatgtacatattacAAAAGTTCTTACTAAacgtaaaacaaaaaaaaagttttccATTAAACAAAGAGTAATATAATCTAGAAAAACgtgaatatacaaaataatgataatattttaaccacaatcattaaaaatttgGTTTAACTCATAATATAACAAACTATGCATTTTAAAGGAATAGTTTTATTATaggaaatttttaatatactaaagacaaataataaaatataatgtaataaaataaaactctcttataattataacattaaaaagATTCCTACAAAAGAATTacttgtattatttattgcaTGTTAGATAAAGTTTTCgttaaataagaaaacatCATTTTAGAAATTACGTATTATATTAAAGAGGATAttagtattttatatatatgtattagcCTATAACATAAAGTACATAAGGGTAGAACCtatgtattataatatatatgaattacgAATCAACTATTTAAGtaatattttgataataatataagtaCTATATGCACGCtatattactaaaaataaatattttttgatcttctaaaatatatttttttggaatttaaaaaaaaaaattttatttatttttttctcaatatttcaattatttattatatttttgatatatttcacaaaataatgattctttttttttttttagttcttcgcgtaatatacttttaaaaaaatataatatatttgtaaattaaaataagcactaaattaatatataatttatataaatcgTTTTAATGCACCAcggtcaaaaaaaaataaaagtattaggtatattaataattctcAACGATTCcttcatattataaaaaaaatgtattttaatgTCTTGGATACAAGATACTAATACGGGCACAGTAATTAtagaaattaataatattatattacgtatattattatttaggtacataaaaatattttaatgaactCAATTATTTGTGCCCTAATTCCAtctcttatatataaatttaataaaaaaagaaaaattacttTATGTAGGGACTTTcacaaatataatttttatctgAAATGAgatgaaattattattgtataatagctcaaaataattctaaatgattttaaaatttcccttaaaaaataattcttatgtatacataaataatcttctaatatgtttaatattCAATTAAGGATGTAAGACTACCTTTTTTTCAAAGATAAATGTACTACACATTGACTTATTAAAAGTTttccaaaatatatttcaaacaCTTTACTAAAATAGGcaatttaaatgatattaaaaaatttatattttcatataaatacatacttTATTTCAtgaattttatcatataaataaatacaaaataaaaagtaaaacacaAATAAAGGCAAACgctaatataaaattacaactattatgtacgtattccccctttcaaaattaatatatataggaaCCTTTAACATCTATAATAAGCCTAGTTAAAAATGCTCTACGTAAAATTAAATTGCTTCCGTTACaaatagtaatttttattcatattttttttaaaaataatatatatatatatacaaaaaattaatcttTTTAATAGAACATTGTAATAcctaatataaaataaaaaaataataatcttattttatttagacttttattattattattgttataaatttttcaattcgaaaatttccattttttattttctttcctATAGATAATAAACgtatgcataaataattaaaatagatACATTCACCCAATTACCAAGAAATAGGcttataaatgaataaaaaccATATAACGAAAAATAATGCTAAATATAACTGTCatttattgaatatattaataaaaaaaatttaataacaaATGTAATAATCTAAGGtaattgtatatacattGTGTGCAaaacattaatttatttcatttttaattaaatattttgtggATATATGACAAAACATCTATTCATCTCTCTTATATTAcatcaaatatataataactaaGTGATGTATCTGTGAATAAAGCACAATTATTGtccattaatatttattactttttattatattaaaaaaaggagaatcATTAGtatcaaaataattatagtgcctaatatatattttatatatataaaaaaatccATATTAATCCGTTATctctattttaaaaaaaaatatatatataactatataataccacaaacataaaaataattatcaaTGTATATTTAGAGAATTATggaaaacatataattatttcttttttccttattgGTAATATAAcctgtacatatataaaattaatttgtagataattgttactattacaaAACAAAGAGAATATTTTTGGagtaaatattaatacaacatattaatattagttctttattacaattactttttccaataaaaaaaagaaaaaaatatatatattattaatatttcattaaaatatatatttaattaatttattatgacTGAATTAATACCCCAATAAAGCATAAtactaaataaatttatctttttatttaattataaaaattaagcgTCCTTAAATTACTAAACACTTATAAATATTCCATAATTAACAaggttaatattttattaaatatttatgactTCAATTTTATATCATGCATAAAAAGGTAAAGTATACTGTATAAGTTTTCACaataattatgttttataacatatttcttagaaaaaattttttatagaatataCAGTtagttttttcctttattaaaagtacatacatatgtatcaatacaacaaaatatatttacttactTTCATTGAGTACAAAATAAGAAACATTCATTGTTAACATAAAACgaataaaacattttctaACCTTAAACAAGAATCATTTTAGACtagaaaaaaacataaaactGAGAGTAACTATTTTTaaatcaaatataaattatcaaacatcaataaaattatatatattgtgctattatatattaattttaacacgaaaacatatatttttcataagaaGCTTCTTAGATAcgaagatatatatataattccaGAATTTAATGTTAAATGAAACAGtacataataacaaaaattcaaaaaaattcaagcatttaaattcataaaaacacttaaaatatttttttttactgtttttttttaaaacgcTTACCTTTATAAAGTTCTTTAACAAAATGTAAGcgattataattatttattaacgACATAAATTACAATCATTACATCATATTAGATACTCCTTTACAAAGTAAAACATGCacattattattcatattatctATGTctgaacttaattttttcatattttttaacttttttatggtaataaATAACTCTTGATATAAGTGTAATACCTAATATAATGAAAGGTacgaaatataatataaatccAAATATGTTGTTTAAAGGATATAGTGATTTACTTGATTTATCGCTAGTAAAAGGTTTGAACAACCATTCCAAACCTTTAGAAGGCAAAGCATCTCTTATAGATTTACCCCACTTTTCTCCAATTATTAAGTTCAATAACTTAAACGACCCATGTACAAGTCCattaccataaaaaagttcTACTAGAAATACTGTTAATAATGACAAGAACAATAATATAGGTACACTAAGTCGTAATGCAAATTTcttacatattattttttggtaaATCCTATCACTAATTATCCTGttgtttttaagaaaatctaTATAATCTagttctttgaatattttcttttctacaCGAGAATATTTCTTTGTTTCAAAAATACAAGACATATTCTTCCTATCTTTCTTATTTCCTCTAACCGTATTTAATGAACTCCCATTTGATTTTTTGctctttatataaattcccttttcattattagatatatctttttttcctctgAGTTCAATATTTggcatattttcttttatcccTACAATACTTGAATCCCTATTCTGATTACATTTTGTTAGCACTCGACAAGTTCTTGTACATAATTTTCTATCATTGATATAGTTCTCATCCTGAGATATGTTAAACATACTCTAAGAACAGTAagcaaatatttattatataaaagaacaaataatatCATGCTAAAAAacagtattaaaaaaaataaaatggaaaaagtacgaataataaaaagtttctttaataatatttttataccgCTTCATTGTAAATATGACATATCCAAATTAAAAGCATAAATGCAgacattttaataaaaaatagtaacttcattcttttttccattatatgAATCGTAAATATTGTAAACTTtgaataaggaaaaaactaataataCCATTGTGCTCTTTTAACTATAAAGcacaatataattatatacttaattctattattcatatattatattttctcgCAAAAACTTAATAAagtgtatataattataatgccTTTTaacagaaacaaaaaaaaataacctaaaatatatattatagaatttttattctatttttctttttaaaaaacaaattttcattaaaataattgaatttattcataaatattccaaaaatataaacctaatatttaatataataaagtaactatataaatcatttattattttcaaagtaaataaaaaaaaatatatatatcttctctattatttctaaatattcAGTTTACAAGGAAAGTATAACATAgataatatagatataatattatactttaaattaaaataataataaataattttcataatattttaatatcgataattctaattttataaacgTTATATTTtgggaaaatattttattgataataaaatattaattattataacaatacAATAAcagttataataaataaagaaaataatattatgtgtCATTTTCTTCGCTGTATTATTTATGGCACATCCTTTAGTTACTACGTAATCAAGTGCATTCTGTAATAgtctataatatatttatgaaattaaatttatagtaTACTATATAatctaagaaaaaatatttatttaaaggTAAACAAGGGTTaacttttaattattttatgttgttttttgaagttataatttttaattaaatataattcatgtCATTATTTTAAGACGAAAAGTTTGTACATTTAATCccttaagttttttttttttttcttttaattaaatatacttataagaaacataataaaagaataaagcaAGGAATAACTTCTGTACAAAAtgtattaacattattataatcttggtagaataatataattgcTTAAATACATCAATAGTAAAAATGCTTATATTTCTacgttatataaatattttatcatagtTATCTAAggaatttttacaaaatataataaaatcaaCAATTTCATAAGTAtgctaataaaataataaatacaggAATACTTTTGtttattgattttttttttttttttcgatattaataattttctacatacattcttattaaaaataaaaattcatacCAATATATCTTCATGATATTGCATCTATAATGTGATGTATAAACTGAAACCCTTTTATACCCATATGTACATTATCTTCTATAATGAAcataatttcataaaattttataatttctaacattaaaaaaaaaaggaaaaaattaaaaaacacaTTAAAATACTTATTAACAAGTTAGTCAATATTTtcgtgtatttttttttaagtattattCCTAAGAAACCTATTACCagctata contains the following coding sequences:
- a CDS encoding STP1 protein; this encodes MQVLENYHGEINNSYKCKDNSYCISKFRAYKERFNNRKNNFNELRSFINENYKNKKNKILFPTLRNCNVFSPETFNKTPECIGTNQVLPPEPEILLQSKMLPKPQDQKTGASYNDSKGTYSTQYKTLELPKAETVDLRIVFHSTSSGDYNKFP
- a CDS encoding fam-l protein yields the protein MEKRMKLLFFIKMSAFMLLIWICHIYNEASMFNISQDENYINDRKLCTRTCRVLTKCNQNRDSSIVGIKENMPNIELRGKKDISNNEKGIYIKSKKSNGSSLNTVRGNKKDRKNMSCIFETKKYSRVEKKIFKELDYIDFLKNNRIISDRIYQKIICKKFALRLSVPILLFLSLLTVFLVELFYGNGLVHGSFKLLNLIIGEKWGKSIRDALPSKGLEWLFKPFTSDKSSKSLYPLNNIFGFILYFVPFIILGITLISRVIYYHKKVKKYEKIKFRHR